TATCAAACCAAAATATGTTTCAGTTCTTCTTAACTTTTGCACTGGAGTCacaaggctaatgttgctaacaagtaatggaggTGTGTAGCTACCACTTTAGCCTCAGATGgctgctttaaaggtgcaatagtcgatattttttcatttcttactagtacaaataatgcggaaaaatatgtagaaatgacaaaaatagtTCAAGCCATGGCCTCAGTACAAGTATATTacacaatgatttaaaaagtttggaaataaatgtttatttgtattgGCCAGTTGTCAATCATtctatagacacgcccccaacacGTCCTCGTCAGTCATTAGGAGGAGAATTTTGCGTGTTTATAGAGATGTAACCTGGatttcaagcagctgaatgtCTGAGTGTGTTTGAAAGTGATGTTATGACAGACTGACCTTACGCTAACTCTGGTTAGTAGCTGAACCAATCGCTGgttctgggggcggagctttgtgtacatgggtgggCTCAAggagttaaaaaagaaaataaaaaatcaacttCAGCTATTTACTATTTTCATAAATCTCACGTAAGGCACCTTTAACCCTCAAAAAAACCAAGTATGAATTTTTTAGCTGCTTCAAATCATAAAACTTTGCAGTGGATTTTCAGAGTCACGTATTTTGTTTACAAAGACGTATCGAAGAACGTTAAGCTAACACCCAAAGACGCGTAAATAACGCACAAGTCTCTGACATTTCTATAAAGATACACTTAGAGATTTTAATTTTCACAACTGTCCTGCatatttgattcatttattcattaatcgACACATTCAGAGCTCCTTTAAAAGCAGCATCAGTTCAGTGCAGTGGTAAAAAAAGACCAACGTGAAATGAAGCGAAGCAAAGAGAACACtggtgtccaaaaaaaaaagtttattaaattACGCAACGTAACATCTACAGACAGCTCATGAGCGGTTGGTCATGGCGAGGTGTTTGGCGAGGTCCCCACATCCTTCAGCAGCAGTGCTTCAGTCTATCAGTgctctcttcacacacacacacacacacaccttatcgCGTGTTCACCTGCAGAGGAACGAGAGCGTCAGGAGTGtgtttaatcacacacacatcaaacgaGCCATGCTGCCCACTTCAGTCATTTCTAAGACTAGATATAAAGACAGATAGTGATGTGAGGCCACTTACGACATCGTCGATCTTCAGGATGCTGCGCACTGTTTCCGTGGCGAGGGTGAGGGCGCTGATGGACACCAGCAGGGGCTGGACCACCAGTTCCTCCAAGATGTTAGAGATACCACcctgaaggagagagaaaaccGTGGTTCAGCTACACTTCTGCATGAACGTCTCTGATAAAAGTGATTTATGTGGTGAtttatgtggactttgaggaaggcaacaacctacatgactataaataaatacagaaaggacattgttcatatcacactctccagtgtcaccaaatgaggatgggttcccttttgagtctggttcctctcaaggtttcttcctcatatcatctgccacagtcgcctcaggcttgctcactagggataattctgtctaacatctaggactgtttgcatgtttttgtttctgtttgcatgctttttgtttcttatgttctgtaaagctgctttgagacaatgttcatcgttaaaagcgctatacaaataaaactgaattgaattgaatttatccCCCCCTACAGTTTACAtcattctcaaatctgactgtactgtaattataaatggataaaaagcacaatgtgttgtttattaattaactaAAACTTGCAATTGTTGTaaagtataagaggaataaaacacttcgggacacacgtttacaggaaagtaatcaacttcgggATGGTATCTCTGCATCgagtcgctgattattttcctctaacagcacgcccctaaagtgttttattctttactgaatgcttgttgccatggtttcacttGTAGTGCAGTTAGGTAGCCCACCTTGCGCACGTTGATGCCGGCCGTCGTCTCACCCTGAGCGTGTCTGTTGCGCAGCTCGGTTACCGTGGAGATGGGGTTGAGACCGGCGTTCTCGGCCAGCGTGGAGGGAATGACCTCCAGGGCGTCGGCGTAGGCGCGCACGCAGTACGCCTCCATGCCGCCCAGAGAGCGGGCGTACTCAGCCAAGCGCAGAGCCAGCTCGATCTCCGGAGAGCCGCCGCCTGCGATCAGAGCCCTGCGGGGACGAGAGGCGACTCCGGTAAATAACACCACGACTCCTCACACGGAGACAGCTATGAACATCCACACCTTCTAGTGCTAGACTTTTCGTTTAAATTGATTGCTTTTAATCAATTTGTTCTTAGCGCTGTGAAGCCACCTTGGCTATGACAAAGGCGCTCCGTAATATGAACATATTATTATCGTTATAAGAACGATGAAATGATGCGAACATGGTTTCATGCAGCTTCCGGGATTCGTGTTAGATCCTGAATGTGGCCTGAAAAACTGCTGatttatttgaaatttgaatattttgtgcTGTTAAACCCCTAAACTGTAGGTTTTCTGGGTAATTTAAGTTAAAACGGCAGCCAGGCTACATGGTGTAACGTTGTAAGTGGATGATAACACTATAGTAATAAGAGATCAGATTAAAGAGACTAAATGCTAACATTACAGTCAACAAGtggaaggagacacacacacacacacacacacacgagtagGTATTCACCTTTTTTTGACGAGGCAGCGGATGACACAGAGAGCATCGTGGATGGAGCGTTCAGCCTCCTCGATCACCAGCTTGTTGGAGCCGCGCACCACGATGCTCACCGTCTTACCTGGATTGGCACAACCGGTGatctgcatacacacacgcgcgcacacacgcacacacacacacacacacacacacacacacacacagagagagtgaacaAATGGCAGTGTGATGACACAATTAACAGCTTGTCAACATCAAACCCCATTAAAGTCCTACACTTTTACTCTGCTTTAGTGTACCAGTTAGCTGGAAAGCAAGCTCATGTGCAGGACTGAAGCTGTTCTCAGATCAGTGTGTCTCACCTTGACCAGTTTTCCTGAGCCGTCCAGGCTCACCTCCTCTGCCAGCTCAGCCGAGCCCAGCATCTCCGCCGTGAACTGGTCAACGTGGGCGATGGGTTTGGTGCCGATCGTCTGGAACGCACCGACACGGTGTTAAAGCATTTCAGTGTGATTTATAGCTATTACGAAATTCCTCAAATTAAAGAACATCACTAACTCCAGAATAAAGTCAGGCTGAATGCGCCAAATAtgctttatttcattaaatttacTAGAAGAGTTTGATGAAATGTAGGAGTTTAGACCCTGATGAACACCGTATTCTCACCTTGCAGATGAATTCAATCTCGTCCCTCTCGATGTCCTTCACCACCATGATCTTCATCTTGTTCAGGAAATGAAGAGCAAGATCGCTCAGCGCATCTCTGAAACAACACAAACGCATTAGcgcatacacacccacacacacacacacacacacacacacacacacacctgctagCTGGACATCTACGTGGAGAATGATCAGCATGGCTAAGCTCAGATTTCAAGAAATATTGACCTTCCTGGTGTGTCCAAAGCACAACATTTTCCAAAAGCTGCAAACATTATATCACTCGCTGTCCTACATTTCCCACAATCCTCTTCACCAGCCAGCCTATATAAAAATTTTCATCTGAGAATTCCCTGAAGCGAACTGTGGAGCAACTTGGCACTGCTCTTAAAGTCATGTTTGGTGcttcaggctttacacactgcatCATGTTGCATTTAAGTGCATATTTCATCTATGTGTATTATACAGTTTGTTTatgggaaaagaaaagataaattgaaaaaaagtcTGCCCCAGACTTGAAGGAGACACATTCTCTTATTAGTTTCTTGTCTTTCTGTACCTGAGGATGGATTTCTGGATGAGCAGGACGTTACAGCCGGCTTTCTTAATCTGTTTGACCAGGTTGAGGATGTAAGCTCTCTCCTCGCGGAGCACGCGGTCCATCTGCGCGTAATCCGACACCACGATCTGGTTATCCATCTGTCCGGACATGAAGGAACAAGAACGAAGCACAGAACAAGGTCAACTAAATTATGCTAAAAGctgattaaactgaaaaaacaaGCACTTCAGTTGCTTTAGGGGtgtggctctctctctctctgatgatATGATACACATCTTGATATGCAGCATATAATACGATGCTAAAAAcgataaattaaaataaacaaggaACCATTCGGTACACTTTCATTCACTACTGATCCGATACGATTCAGCAGTGATACAATTCGATTCAAGCCCAATCCAACACGATTCAATTCACCTGAATATGAGTTTTCCGagacaggaaagtcttcagaacagtgGAGTCTGTGGATTCTCTATAATGTGACaactaaattttttttgccttattaaatttgagtgagtgtgagagagagagagagagagagagagagagagagtgagtctTTTGAGGTTGTGATATTGGCTTTTAACTCATTGTGACTACTGAAAAATGCTGGACTGATTTTGATTCCAATCGTTTTTTCTTCACACCTCTATTACGCTTAAATTATTTACTATAAGGAACTAATGAATAAACTGTAACCCGTTTCGACCCTGTGATGCGTAACGGCGTGTGACTGTACGTACATCAGTCTTCGGAGGGGACAGGCAGAACTGGATCAGGCCGATCTTGGCCTTCTCTACGCGGGACAGTCCGCTGTTCACCACCTTCTGGGTCAGAACCAGACCGTCCACCAGCTCACAATCATCTATAGTTCCACTGGAACACAGCAACACCGTGTGTTAGACAGGTGAAACACAGCTCAAACAAGCAACAAGAGAAGATCATGCCTCCATTTTGTAgactactttttaaataaataaatgaataattgtgcttcattcattcatttaatcagAGTCACATAGAAAAGTCAGAAAGCACAGAAATCAGTGGCTACAAGCTTCTGTTTTACTCGTTTTCACTGCGCGTGCCATGGGACTCACCCGAGCTTCTTGACAATGTTGATGTCGCGGAGGTCGACGCTGGTGGCGGTTGCCGGGTCGATGACCCTCATGACGGCGTCCACGCTCATCGGGGCGAGCAGGCTGGAGTACTGGGACACCACTTTGGAGCAGAGCGAGGTGGTGGCGCTGTTGAGCAGAGTCTCATGGTCGCTCAGCTCCACCGGCTGGCTGATGGAGGTCAGGATCTCCACGCCCTTATCCACCGCCTTCTGGAACGACTCCGAGATGGTGGTCGGGTGGATGCCTGAGGAACGACGACAGTGACGCTTAGAATGTGGCAAATAACAGCGAGTGACtggtgttgctctgattgatcAGCGTTAATTTAAGCTCTCTTGGAGTCCTGGCTGTAATAACGTCATGGATGTGAACAAAGATGTGTGTATCGTGACTGGAATCCCTCAGAACACACACCGGATCAGGGTGAACAAATCACTAGCCTGGTTAGTAGAtcgctgatgtgtgtgtgtgtgtgatatataaacgtttatttatatacatatacatatatttatattacacacatacacatatatacgtatctatctatccatctctcaCGTTCACAagtgtttttcctcttctttcatCCAGCAacgagagggggaaaaaaacaaacaaaaaaaacaaagaaaaaccacAATGCTTGTTGACGTTCAGTTTTTTCAAGACTAGACATTTTTCTCTCGACTCGAGGAATCTGTAAAGGTTTTAAGGAATTAGGTTTCCGAGGAGCACATTGACGTTTTCACTTTCAGTGGGCTCGCTCTTAAATTTCTAATTCGTCCACCTGAATGTTCCTACAAGAAAAACAGCTGCAAGTGTGAGACGGTTTTTAGTATCATGCAGACATACGCATGTTTTTAACATGTCCAATAAGTGAAGCTAACTTTAattaagctgattttttttttttttttttactcaagtCACATTTTCCAGGAAACAGAAGAAACAGGATTTAATGCTCCTCCGCAACACGAAAGCGCTGTTCAGTAGAGCCGAGTTTAGAAGAAATGGAGAACATTTCGCTGTAGTTTTTTCACTGCACACCTTTCTTGGGACGCATATTAAAAACctgttataaattatttattaatttattattattttttttttttttagtgtactAACAGGGGAGGCAATCCAGCTGAGGTCATTACAGAAAACCACCAACATGgacaaatagaataaaaaaataaataaacagccttGTACCGTATATCTTGTACAATAAAGGAGTGCATTAAAGATtgttaaaggtgtgtgtgtgtgtgtgtgtgtgtgtgtgtgtgtgtacctttctGCAGCAGCTTAGCACAGGCGTCCAAAAGAGCTCCAGCGATCACCACCACAGATGTAGTGCCATCTCCAGCCTCGATGTCCTGAGCCTTGGACAGCTCTAccagctaaaacacacacacacacacacacacacacacacacacacacacacacacacacacacacactctcataagtgttttgtttttcccctcGTTTCTGAGACTCCTACAGAAACAGGAATCGTCGTGTCTCACCATTTTAGCAGCAGGATGCAGGACCTGCATCTGATTCAGGATGGTGGCTCCGTCGTTAGTGATAGTGACGTCTCCTTTCCCGTCCTGGATCTACGACACAAagcatcatcgtcatcatcatcatcatcatcatcatcatcatcatcacgttCCTTAACTACATCATTTTTAGGAATATGAGCAAATATGGAAGATGAAAGGAttagtaatatataataatgagacGTACCATTTTGTCCATGCCTTTAGGGCCGAGACTCGTCCTGATGGCATCGGCGACGGCTGTTAAACACGACAGAACACACAGTTATTCTACAGCAACACGCGTCTGCATTAACACTCGTCTCAGAGTATCGCAGTTTATCATCAGTCCTTTAATGTAGAACGCTGTCCAAATCCGTTACTCACAAACAATCAGGAACCAATCAATACGAATCCCGTCACTGTTACAATACAACAGTAAAAcgttttaaaatgaatacagaACCGCACGTCAggctttttatccgtttatagtaaCATAGTGGATCATCCAGCAAACTTCCAGGAGGTCTACGTTTACATAAGTTTAAACCCCTATGAAGTTATAACCTGCTCATTCCAGCGTTTTCCGTACAGAGCATGAAAGCTGGCACGTCTGCGGTTACAAAacgccgacactggagactccttccttaaatgttaaaaaaaggcGTCTCCTTACATATACTGACGATTTCATGGCATCTGAGTATCAGCGATGTTATCAGCCACCTGATAAATCAGTCAAGCACTAAAGACCACATAACTAATCAGATTTTAATaacaaactttattattatttttttttttccatctggcCTATAACTAAACTCAGAGCACGTCCTCGGCcgggtctgttttaaagtttattaCTATGTGTAATGATGTCGTTTCATGTCTGTGGGGTTGCACCTAGACGGTCTctttcgtttttgttttttttttttttaaataatttgcacTTCTTTGTAGTTGGTTGTACAGCACAATGGTCAGCTAGTGTTCTAGTGTTATTTtattgtgctttataaataaagtgattGACTTTTTAATATAGCGCCTTTAAAAACGTCTCTCAAGGTGCTTTAGattggaaaagaaaatagaaacagaagcACTTAGTAGAAAAAGTATATAAGCATGTATCACTATTGTTACTAttcattacttttctataaattCATATAGAATCTATTCATTACTTTTCTAATACTAATGTACAATACCGCAGGCGTTATCATTTTTCTGCTATTCTACCATTTGAATGTGCAATATAAAGTGCAATATCGTGTGTCATGTCACTTTCTACTTctccacttatttttttttttactcttacttTTTTGCTATTCTATTACACACTATGGTTATGTTTAATACTTTACTTATTAAtatattgtcttttattcctaCATTGTTGTGATATATCTGTTTGAACAACCTCTGGGATAAGAATTTCCCTCAGGATGAATAAAGTTCTCTCTTATTTTATCAAAAACATCAAaagatataaattaaaataacaacaacaacaatagtagtaataataataataataataacgataatAATCAGTGCTAGGTGTTTTGCTTTGGCACTACAGGCCTGCTGGGATGTTGATATCGACCTAGTGAAATATCGCCACACATATCGAGTATCGTGATGCGCCGCAGTTATCACACCGTCCAGCCCTGAGGTACAGAAGCAGGGCGCTGAGGGGCgtcgctgctgctgctgctgctgtatcaccataaccataaccatacATGGCGCTGTCAGGAGCTAATGTTAGCCGGATACTTACTCTCTTTTACACAATACTGCAACAGGAGAATGTAATATTAATTTCATtacgcattttttttttcagcaaatgTTTACCAGAAGCTTCTTTACAGCCTAGAAACTGCACAGTCAGCACCAATTAGCATTAGCCGAACAGATTCAGGACTTCAGTTACAAATGAAAAGtggaattaattaataaaaactcgCCTTTTCCAGCGCTGATGTTGCTGAACCGAATCTGGGCCGGTTTGTCCCGGTCCACATAAGCGCCTCCGTTGTTCTTGCCTCCGCTTGGACCCTTCGGCACTGCTATCGCGGCTTCGGGCAtctttattttagtattattattacgAAATCCCACCAAATTAATTCTTGTCAAGGTTTTAGGAAAACGTCGGCTCTCCTTGCTGACCCGCACACCGCTCCAACGGCTCGGATGGACGCGGATTCGCTCCGGTTCTGTCTCCGTTAAATTACAACAGAACCTTCCAGAGAGCCACCGGCTGCGACCAAAGGAGCGAAAGGACCCAAAGCCGCAGTTTGCCGGCGCACCCTGATGACGTAAGGTAGGTGGCGTATTATATGCCAgacacaattatttttttaaaaaattagaaaaataagcgtgtagttttatttatttatttattttcctgtattttgTAAAGTTCTTTTTAACAATACGGTTtcattattgttaaataattaataacaaagCCAGTAATTACTTAAAAACAGTTCAGCTCAAACCCATATGCTAACGAGTAGACTAGAGCATTAGCAGAGTCGGATATTTGTACAAATGTTTAGTTAATTAAAGTATTTCGGAGTCATTGTGAACACTTTACGCATTGAACACATCCACCTGAAGGTAAGTTTGGGTTATATGAGCTAAACAGGCAGTGCAGTTACTTTATTGTGCTAAATGAAATCGTCACGTGTTTTGCTCAACCAGTCAGTGAGTTCATGTTCTAATCATGCATGACAGGTACAAAGTCTCTAAATATCTCTGAACACTAGTGTCTTAAACAAAACGAGCTTTAAAGCCTTTTActggcatatatatatgtatagttgATGCatgggttgccagatctgcaaATCCTACACTGATCAATAATACTCAGACACAGTGTGCTTGTCAAGTCCAACATCATGACTGTCATTGGCAAGTGCATTGTAATATTTACATCCTAGCATCATCTCCATGCTTCTCACAGTGAGGTCCAGGGATCCAGGATGTGTATCCAAGCAGTCCTTGACTGtattgcttttgttttcttctttttttcttcttcttcttttaaataGCACAATAGTGGTGTAGAATAACTAATATCAACTAACATCACAGAATATCAAggatgttattgttattgttactattactattactgtaACTTTAACTGTCTTGTCACCTGAAATGAAAGTGGTTCATCTAACGCTAACTACGAAATAGCATAAACAATGTTAACGTTGATCTGactgcaattttaataaaacctggaAATGCTGTTAGTATGAAACCGTGTTTAAGATCTACATCTGGATATGTGGACTGAAAAGCTCTAATGGCACAAATCAATTAATATGAAGGTACAAAGTTGCTGTATTGTTGATAAAATTAGATCTGTGCTATGTCGTAAGGGTTTATTTAACTTCCAGGATGCAGAATGTTTGAGCTTGAGAACTCCTGAATTAtcagatacattttaaaaaagcagcatTAGAAAAACATTCAGTTGCTTTAAATAGTTACAGTGGAATGTCCATGTTTTTAGACACTAAAAGGCGATGCAAGGGTTTGATTTGTAGAATGAGAAAACTTGTTCCTTTGTGCAGAATATTTGGTCAGAATCTGGCCAAACTGATCAATATAACTGTGTATCATCAGCATGATAAGATTTCTAATGCTAACAAACTGGTATTGGTCTGGACCAGGTAATAACTTCATGTTTCCAAGACTATAGTTTCTAATACTGAACGGATTGGAAGAAAATACTTACAGTGATACAGAGGATTGTAATTTCAGTGAGCTGTGGATTGTATAGGAGTAACAGACCTGTCAGAAGTGAGATCAGTGGTCAGAATTGGTGCTTATTTCAATGATAGCGTACTATTAAAGTACTTAAACGTATGCAAAATGTCTGACCTCCAACCTGtgaacagcaacaacaaacaaattaaatgtaCCCAAGTTCCACAGGAAAACAAAAGAGTTCTGGTCGTTCTTATGACGTTCTCTCTTTCGTTGTCTCTCAGAGATTTCTGTCCCTTCATGATGCTGTCACTTAAAGATAAAGACCGTCCAGTCATCAGGAAGCTGTTGGCTGCCGGCTGCTGTGGAAGATGCATCCTCAGATTCTGTTGTGTGGGAAAGTATTCTTCATATCAGCAGTCCtgtgaggtgtgtatgtgtgtaactCGCTGTGTTCCATATCCTCTTCGCTATCTCTCCGTTAaatatcatcacacactccctcgGAGCAGTAGACATTTTTGAAcggcatgtacagtatatttagcATCAGTGTTTATTTGTCCATGCTGCTCTGTAGGACATACATAAAGAGCTTTTAGCGTTCCTCGGCGAGGACGATGGCGAGCAATCCCATGATGCTTCAGGAGAGGCAGAGACAGGGGACCCGCCATGTAAGAAAATGAAGCTGGGTTCACCTCAGCCATCGTCAGGAGAGAATGCGAGCGCGGAGGGTGTGTCAGAGCCGAAAGCGCAGTCAGgggtgtgtgtggcgtgtgtcGGGGTCCTGCAGCACTTCTGCGATCAGAGTTACGCCAAACAGGTGAGTGGCGACTATTAAGGATCATGAAGTATTATTCAGAATTGATTCTGTAGTAATTTCTCAATCATACCATGGTGCAATCTgagatatttataataaaagtgaaaaacacagctgtgtgaTATCACAACATagatgttaaaaagaaaattaaaaagcagTAACGCAAATGCATCATATACTGTaacatacagtgccttgcataccTAATCAAtatagtgaagcatggtggtggcggcATCCTATTGAGCATTACAGTTGGCcccttggttgcttctctgattaaTCTGCTCTTTACACAATTGTGCTGTATTCTTtccaatttttaaattaatggaTCTGTCTTTGCCCTGCTGTTTGGGACATTCAAATTTTGGGATCGAGGAAAACAAATCGTGATTTTTAACACACTGTCGAAAAATgcggaaaagttcaagggggtgaatacttatgcaaggcacagCAGATGTGGATGTAAACTACAAAAAGTAAGACTCTTGCATGAGTGTTATTATGCCTTTAATTTGTCTAAAGGTGTCGGAGGTCGTGAGAAAAGGCGAGTACCAGTTCGACAGTCTGATGTTGGCCGTCTCTCTTCCTGCTCAGCTGTCCGTCAGAGAGGTGCGCTAACTCCCTCATCGCAcgctaacatttttattaatcagATTCACGTCTCATACTCCGGTACTTCAccatctccattttttttcctttttcagcaTTCCTGCTGGTTGCACATCAAGAAGGAAGTCAAGTACGTGAGCAGCACAAGTTTTCTAGTCTAGTTTTTTCCCCACCTTTGAGTGTCACGTGATCTAAACAGAGATGGACTCTTTGACTCTATTCAGTGAATCATTCAGTTAAACGATTCGTTCACCAATTTTGTCCAGTTTGCTTAAATATGTAGTCTGATCACACAGCCGTCAAACAGCTTGAGCAACgtaaaatcagtaaaaatcGTTGACATTTTGTCAATTTATAGCGTGCTTAGAAATAACTACGACTTAATCAGTGACGACTTAAAAGTGAAGATGTACCTAACATCCAACCCTGAAACCGTTTTTCCTTTcgttataaataaaaagttgaGGGTAGTGACATGACCTTTATTACTTAAAGGATATTAATGTGtgattttacaatattttagtGCCAATGATAgaataatatttacagttttgACATCACATGAAGGCAATGTCAGTCCCTCAGGGCTCCAAGTATCGATTGAGATAATAAAGTAGTAATAAAGTAGAGGTAGTAGAGATAATAAACAGCTCTTAAGACAGTGATAGGAATTCAACCAAGAGCAAATTACAAGTTAAGGACAGACAACAATACTGGAGGGTAGGAATggcgcatcacttcctgtttacctGTTCTTCAGGTTAATACAGTGTTCCTCAATCCTGGTTCTGGACTACCCtgaacattttagtgttttatctCCTCTAACTCAACCAGTTAAACTCAGTTGTTGAATCTGGTAACTTGAGTgaagggaaaacactaaaatcagCAGGGAGGTGGGAACCCAGGACCAGGAATGAGAAAGATTGGGTTAATAAAACCGACGTAgctaataaaaatactaaattagtgtttggggctcaaATTAATAACCATTGATGCCTTGTGCTGCATTGAGAATGTACAGAATATTAATAAGGATTATTGTATTGTGTGCTTCAGGGAGAAGAGCATGTGTCTGGATAAGGAGGACGTGGTTCAGGTGAAGGACGCCTTTAAATGGGCCGTACAGGGACTGGTGGGCAAAGAGCTGGGAGCATCGGTACTCACTAACGTAAGTGTTACTGTAGCTAAAGTCATCTTTACAACATTAGCaaacagcgctgttgaattctcaaatctgattggtcagagtgtgtgtatatattttgcaaatcacaggttcatattaatacacttgcTGAAATACAcagttatttctatagtaatggaTAATTAAGGGAAACTTGTATTTTGGACGCTTCAATCATGcaatcattgacatggtgatgttttctgtgaggagatgtttatttaacgttaacggaaggagtctccagtgcaaaacatgattattttgtaacagtcagaagtaaagctatAACTCTAAGTGTTCGACCACAAGAAAGTCTAAAAATGGAGAACATTGCATTTGGTGGTTTCTCTGGATTATGCACAGCTGCTTTAACGTAAGTGTTAACAGGAGctaatttaaatgtaactataaatggataaaatgcatGTGTCTTTGTATATACATTGCACTCAATACAATACGTACAAATACAGATTGTAGTCATtgtg
This Pangasianodon hypophthalmus isolate fPanHyp1 chromosome 26, fPanHyp1.pri, whole genome shotgun sequence DNA region includes the following protein-coding sequences:
- the cct4 gene encoding T-complex protein 1 subunit delta → MPEAAIAVPKGPSGGKNNGGAYVDRDKPAQIRFSNISAGKAVADAIRTSLGPKGMDKMIQDGKGDVTITNDGATILNQMQVLHPAAKMLVELSKAQDIEAGDGTTSVVVIAGALLDACAKLLQKGIHPTTISESFQKAVDKGVEILTSISQPVELSDHETLLNSATTSLCSKVVSQYSSLLAPMSVDAVMRVIDPATATSVDLRDINIVKKLGGTIDDCELVDGLVLTQKVVNSGLSRVEKAKIGLIQFCLSPPKTDMDNQIVVSDYAQMDRVLREERAYILNLVKQIKKAGCNVLLIQKSILRDALSDLALHFLNKMKIMVVKDIERDEIEFICKTIGTKPIAHVDQFTAEMLGSAELAEEVSLDGSGKLVKITGCANPGKTVSIVVRGSNKLVIEEAERSIHDALCVIRCLVKKRALIAGGGSPEIELALRLAEYARSLGGMEAYCVRAYADALEVIPSTLAENAGLNPISTVTELRNRHAQGETTAGINVRKGGISNILEELVVQPLLVSISALTLATETVRSILKIDDVVNTR